A DNA window from Maribellus comscasis contains the following coding sequences:
- a CDS encoding VTC domain-containing protein: MDGYTELTTYRYERKFIAEGSSGPAAEAVVKRNSAFFVPAFVPRRVNNIYFDTPGLDCYFDNLFGHGDRWKVRLRWYDNQFGEIASPILEFKIKKGLTGTKKSYPVPSFLFDERFFDSSTLKQLFSEAGLPLEVSEKLKGLQPVLFNSYFRNYFTTLDKKFRITTDTEMEYYNLRPTWNNLQHSCKERLKTVIELKYDQEFDREAEKISNQFPFRLDKNSKFVAGMSHFKNEIAL, translated from the coding sequence ATGGACGGGTATACCGAATTAACAACCTACAGATACGAAAGAAAATTTATAGCGGAAGGCTCCTCCGGGCCCGCTGCTGAAGCTGTTGTTAAGCGTAACAGTGCTTTTTTTGTTCCAGCTTTTGTGCCGCGCCGGGTGAATAATATTTATTTTGATACGCCGGGTCTGGATTGTTATTTTGATAACCTTTTCGGACACGGTGACCGGTGGAAAGTTCGCTTGCGGTGGTATGACAATCAGTTTGGAGAGATTGCTTCTCCAATTCTTGAGTTTAAAATAAAAAAGGGATTAACCGGAACAAAAAAATCATATCCTGTACCTTCTTTTCTTTTCGATGAGCGATTTTTTGATTCAAGTACATTAAAACAGTTATTTTCCGAAGCCGGCTTACCGCTTGAAGTTTCTGAAAAACTTAAGGGCTTGCAACCGGTTTTGTTTAATTCCTATTTCAGAAATTATTTTACAACGCTCGATAAGAAATTCCGAATTACAACAGATACTGAAATGGAATACTACAACCTCAGACCCACCTGGAATAATTTGCAGCATTCCTGCAAAGAAAGATTAAAAACAGTGATTGAGTTAAAGTACGATCAGGAATTTGACCGGGAGGCAGAAAAAATAAGCAACCAGTTTCCTTTTCGTTTAGATAAAAATTCGAAATTTGTAGCCGGCATGAGCCATTTTAAAAATGAAATTGCCTTGTAA